Within Thermovirga sp., the genomic segment CCCATCGTGATGCAACGCCGGTCAACCCGATCAACCCCACGTTCTCCGTGTAGGACGTGGTCCCCACGGCTCCCAAAAAACCGGCCATTACGCATCCCAATCCTTCCGCCCCGATTCCCCGGCTGATCGTTTCAGCGTCAGGGTCCTTAAGACCGGAAGCGTAGGAGCAGGAGTGGTAATCACCGATGGATTCTATCATCACGGCGAAAAAGCCGGCGATTATGGCGCCGAAGGCCAGGAAACTGAACCTGGGTGGGCCCCAGGGCATAAACAGGTTGAACCTGAACCAGGGTGCCAGTCTCACTTCCTCAAGGCTCACATAGGCGGCGTGCCCGGCAGGGAAAAGACCCGCGAGGCTGCCGAAGAGGCATACCAGGTATGCGATCGATATCGAGGCCAGGACAGCAAAGATGTTCATGAACCGATTGCGGCTCATTAGGCTGAAGATGAAGACGCAGGCTACAACTATAAGTGAAACAGGCCAGTAGTTGGCGGCGTTATATTGTATTGCCGTTGACGCGAGAGAAAATCCTATGGCCATGATCGTTGGACCTATCACGATAGGGGTGATTATCCTGCGTACATAGCCCACAAGGCGACTGTAACCCAACCCGGCGAGGATCAGGCCTCCCGATATCAGCGCCCCGCCGATGTACTGCATGACTACGTTGGGGCCGAAACCGCTGTAGGCCCCGATAATAGTCATTATCGGAGGGATAAAGCTGAAGCTGGAACCCTGGACGATAGGTAGGCCGGAACCTAACCTGGGATGGGTCTGGATGAGCGTGGCAAACCCCATAGCGAAATAGACACAGGAGATGAAAAAGGCTATCTGGGACGAAGACATACCCATGGCCGGCCCGAAAATAAGAGGGACAAGGGTGGTCGCACCAAAAAGGGTTAAAACATGCTGTAACCCCGCCAGGACCATGATCGGCGCGGGGGGTTTGTCATTTACTCCATAAACGATGTTCTTCCTGGCCATAATTTTCGAACACCTCCCTGATAATGTCCAAGACTCCGGCGTGCATTGTAGCATTTTATGTAACCGGTTGCATATAAAATCAAGATCCTTGCCCCTTCCAGGGTTTCGAGGTTTCCGGGTTTCAGTGGAAGGGGTTATCCTATTACTGGCAAAGAAAGACAGATTGGAGGCTTGCCTATGAACACCCTCAGGAGTGCCGCTTCTTTTTGCTCCGATTTGATCGAAAGGTCAAACCGGATTGTCCTGCTAAGCGGCGCGGGCATGTCCACGAGCGCCGGGTTGCCGGATTTTCGGGGGCCCGGCGGGATTTACCGGAGAAAACTGGGAGTCGACCCGGAGAGGATTTTCGATATCGATTGGTTCAAGAGGGACCCTTCCTTTTTCTACCGATTCCACCGGGAATTCCTGGAATCCCTGGAGAAGATAGAGCCGACCTTCGCTCACCGGTTTTTCGCTTCCCTGGAAAAGGAGGGAAAACTCTTGGGGATCATAACCCAGAACATCGATTCCCTTCACCAGAGGGCAGGTTCGTCCAGAGTGATGGAGTTTCACGGGGGGGTCTGGTCCAGCTTCTGCACCTCCTGCGGCCGGACTTGGGGTTACAACGAAAGCGTGGCGATGACCTTCGCCAGCGACGTACCTCGGTGCGATTCGTGTGGCGGCGTGATAAAGCCCGATATCGTCTTCTTCGGCGAGATGGTAAAGCATCTGGAGGAGAGC encodes:
- a CDS encoding RNA polymerase subunit sigma, giving the protein MNTLRSAASFCSDLIERSNRIVLLSGAGMSTSAGLPDFRGPGGIYRRKLGVDPERIFDIDWFKRDPSFFYRFHREFLESLEKIEPTFAHRFFASLEKEGKLLGIITQNIDSLHQRAGSSRVMEFHGGVWSSFCTSCGRTWGYNESVAMTFASDVPRCDSCGGVIKPDIVFFGEMVKHLEESNELAREADLFFVVGSSLNVTPAALLPALSGGNIVVVNKGEIALHYLPPERIDLLVEEDIDTFFRAVGKVRASG
- a CDS encoding purine/pyrimidine permease, giving the protein MARKNIVYGVNDKPPAPIMVLAGLQHVLTLFGATTLVPLIFGPAMGMSSSQIAFFISCVYFAMGFATLIQTHPRLGSGLPIVQGSSFSFIPPIMTIIGAYSGFGPNVVMQYIGGALISGGLILAGLGYSRLVGYVRRIITPIVIGPTIMAIGFSLASTAIQYNAANYWPVSLIVVACVFIFSLMSRNRFMNIFAVLASISIAYLVCLFGSLAGLFPAGHAAYVSLEEVRLAPWFRFNLFMPWGPPRFSFLAFGAIIAGFFAVMIESIGDYHSCSYASGLKDPDAETISRGIGAEGLGCVMAGFLGAVGTTSYTENVGLIGLTGVASRWVVRTGAVMLIVMGMIGKLGALIATMPSPVIGGAYIALFGIIGALGIQVLMRADMGSQRNVLIVGFAFLMALGLPGWTEGQQEAFFALGIPGQMIWAILKTPMAVAGICAAFWDSIVPGTPEERGIRT